Sequence from the Segatella copri genome:
CTACCAGATTCCACTGTCTGCGGGCGTATTTATGGCTCCAGCCATTACCCTCGCGAGGGAAATCAATCCACTCTGGGTGACCGAACTCATTACCCATGAAGTTGAGATAACCGCCATTGATTGTAGAGGCAGTAACCAGACGGATCATCTTATGCAGAGCAATACCGCGATGAGCCATTTCGTTTTCATCGCCCTTCTTGAAATGCCAGTACATATCGGCATCAATCAGACGGAAGATGATAGTTTTATCGCCCACCAATGCCTGGTCATGACTCTCACAGTAAGAGATGGTCTTCTCATCCGAACGGCGGTTCTTTACCTCCCAGAAGATGCTGGATGGTTTCCAGTCCTCATCCTTCAGTTCCTTGATGGTCTTAATCCAATAATCTGGAATATTCATCGCCATGCGATAATCGAAACCATAACCGCCATCCTCAAACTTGGCTGCCAGGCCCGGCATTCCGCTCACCTCTTCGGCAATCGTAATGGCATGCTTGTTAACCTCATGAATCAGACAGTTGGCAAGGGTAAGATAGCAGATGGCATTATCATCCTCGTGACCATTGAAATAATCTCCGTAGTTGCAGAATGCCTCACCCAGACCATGACTGTAATAGAGCATGGATGTTACACCGTCAAAACGGAATCCGTCGAAATGGAACTCATTGAGCCAATACTTGCAGTTGCTCAACAGGAAGTGGATGACTTCATCCTTTCCATAGTCGAAGCAGAGACTGTCCCAAGCCGGATGCTCATGACGGTCGCCAGGATAGAAATACTGGTTAGGATCGCCAGCGAGATTACCCAGTCCTTCCACCTCATTCTTTACAGCATGAGAGTGAACGATGTCCATGATGACGGCAATACCATTCTGGTGAGCTGTATCAATGAGATCCTTCAACTCTTCAGGAGTTCCGAAGCGGCTACTTGCAGCAAAGAAACTGCTTACATGATAGCCGAAGGAGCCATAATACGGATGCTCCTGGATAGCCATAATCTGAATGCAGTTGTAACCATCCTTGATGATACGTGGCAACACATTCGCCTTAAACTCTGTGTAGGTGCCAACCTTCTCTGCATCCTGCGCCATACCGATATGGCATTCATAGATAAGCAGCGGCGCCACATTTGGTCTGAAGGTTTTCTTCTTCCATTTATATGGTTCCGGATTCCAAACCTGAGCAGAGAAAATCTTGGTCTGGTCGTCCTGCACTACGCGCTGTGCCCATGCAGGAATACGCTCACCTTCACCACCTTTCCAATGAACTTTCATCTTGAAGAGATCGCCATGTTTCATGGCTTTCTCCGGAAGTTTGAGTTCCCAGTTGCCGGTATTCTTTATTCTTTTGGCACGATACTTTTCGGTTTCCTGCCAGTTGTTGAAGTCACCGATCAGATAGATGTCTGTAGCATTAGGTGCCCACTCACGGAACACCCATCCACGGGCAGTCTTATGCAGTCCGAAATACTCGTATCCATTGGCAAAATCGCTCAATGTCTGTTTGCCGTTATTAGTCAGCTGACCGAGTTTCCAAAGTGCATGGTCGTGTCGGCCCTTGATGGCATCCTCATAGTCTGCCAGATATGGGTCGTTCTTCACGAGTCCGATATGCTTTACCACAGCCTTCGCTGCCTTTTTTGCAACTGGTTTCTTTGCAGTTGCCTTTTTAGTTGCAGCCTTCTGGGCTGTAGTTTTCTTTTCTGTTGCCATATATCATGATTTTAGATGGTTACTCTATATTATTCTTTAATTTTATCTTGAAGATTTCTTATTTAATTCTTAATCTTGAAGATAGCCTTGTGGATATCACCACTACCGATGCATGGCTGATGACCATCTTGTGGCCAGAAGATAGCAAACTGACCTGGCTTGCAGGTAACGAGCGTCTGCGCTTTCACACCAGGATACTTGGTTACATCCTTAGCCTCGTTATATTCCACTTCAGGAAGACCAGCAAGAGGAGTATAGCCATAAGTCTCCTCGTTGTCAAGAGGAATCTGAATATCAATCATCTTGCGATGTGTTTCAAGAACAGCATCTTCCTCGCTTTTTCCGTGAGCTGTCGTTATGTTAACAAAGAGGTTACTCTCCTTGATAAAATGCTTACCGTCCTCCAATTTAGAGAGGTCATTATCTTTGATAAACTTCACTACATCAGCGAAGAGCGGATTGAGAGAAACATATTTCTCCAGATTGTCTAAAGTATCTACTACCATAATTCTAGTTTAAGCTTTGAGATTTGAACATTTACTTTTAACTTTGAGATTTGAAAACAGAACATTGAACATTCAATATTCAACATTATAATATGTTCTTTTTTCTCATTATTTAAAATATAAAGGTTCTCTATCTCGTTATTTATAATTTCTTTGTATTTTTCTAATTTTCTGAAGAGATTAGTCTTCAAATCGTTTGCCGTTTTCGTAGGCTCCCTTGGCTGTAACCTGTCCGTTGCGGTCTTTTTCTACAAATCTTCCGTCACGC
This genomic interval carries:
- a CDS encoding alpha amylase C-terminal domain-containing protein, which translates into the protein MATEKKTTAQKAATKKATAKKPVAKKAAKAVVKHIGLVKNDPYLADYEDAIKGRHDHALWKLGQLTNNGKQTLSDFANGYEYFGLHKTARGWVFREWAPNATDIYLIGDFNNWQETEKYRAKRIKNTGNWELKLPEKAMKHGDLFKMKVHWKGGEGERIPAWAQRVVQDDQTKIFSAQVWNPEPYKWKKKTFRPNVAPLLIYECHIGMAQDAEKVGTYTEFKANVLPRIIKDGYNCIQIMAIQEHPYYGSFGYHVSSFFAASSRFGTPEELKDLIDTAHQNGIAVIMDIVHSHAVKNEVEGLGNLAGDPNQYFYPGDRHEHPAWDSLCFDYGKDEVIHFLLSNCKYWLNEFHFDGFRFDGVTSMLYYSHGLGEAFCNYGDYFNGHEDDNAICYLTLANCLIHEVNKHAITIAEEVSGMPGLAAKFEDGGYGFDYRMAMNIPDYWIKTIKELKDEDWKPSSIFWEVKNRRSDEKTISYCESHDQALVGDKTIIFRLIDADMYWHFKKGDENEMAHRGIALHKMIRLVTASTINGGYLNFMGNEFGHPEWIDFPREGNGWSHKYARRQWNLVDNHELCYHYLGDFDREMLKTITSEKNFNKTPVVEIWHNDGDQVLAFMRGDLLFVFNFSPTRSFTDYGFLVPTGSYSVVLDSDSKDFGGNGLNDDTMTHLTNYDPLYVKDRKEWLKLYLPARTALVLKKN
- a CDS encoding YhcH/YjgK/YiaL family protein, which gives rise to MVVDTLDNLEKYVSLNPLFADVVKFIKDNDLSKLEDGKHFIKESNLFVNITTAHGKSEEDAVLETHRKMIDIQIPLDNEETYGYTPLAGLPEVEYNEAKDVTKYPGVKAQTLVTCKPGQFAIFWPQDGHQPCIGSGDIHKAIFKIKN